One Coccinella septempunctata chromosome 1, icCocSept1.1, whole genome shotgun sequence DNA window includes the following coding sequences:
- the LOC123317235 gene encoding nephrin isoform X3, which yields MDFSVILVFLALFIASTAAQQQYFRVQPRNVKVQEGGEVMLECEVANLAGQVQWTKDGFALGFSSVIPGFPRYSVIGDRRHGVYNLRVSNASLEDDAEYQCQVGPARMHKAIRANARLSVISPPSSVEILDHQVDTKIEIKENEEFHLECRVKNAKPAAKIVWYRGNVELNIPNREDNTIEVPSVSGGRRITRFDTHSRISLKPTAEDDYAEYTCEARHEALSPDTSMRASVQLSVLYPPGMPYIEGYTEGETIRRGQSVELVCRSRGGNPPAQLIWYKNGEQIRMAYRTAGRVSENVYAFTAEASDNKAKYKCEANNIMSKTPLKVHVEMTVLFSPSHVTISGPTEARVGDPVPLTCTTANSNPPAEIKWMVAGRQVRNATSRTVISPEGGWITTSNITAVVEPNRRSLVVICHGLNMQLTENVVSTHTINVLYPPSPPFIHGYKEGSIIASGTVQKISCTSSGGNPLATLTWYKNDKKINSVTKTTDKSVTAEITILTNVTDNDARYRCEAANSATEIPLFETITMKVYFPPETVRIRQDPLELKPNTQATLICDSSSSNPPAKLSWWREGIPVQGVFNTSKPGLHGGTVSTIELKLNVTEQLNGIVYTCQATNEKLERSVHDAVTLQVLYKPNFDKENEEDIVGIENEPLIISLRAEGNPQSITYTWTKDGLPITPTSSSSGIERIVSEGPTLNITKLSRNDAGTYICEAINSQGSSVFNINVTVHYPAAIVATSENVIASPKEDATLSCSAEGNPLSDDSIQWKRDDFADFNARTSVMYDKNGTSYLRISGVTREDLGNFECIVNNGVGNNSTSKNVMLIVKHKPEIDEHPTLLKFASDAGNTAKLTCKAQASPLAKFSWARNGSPIAPNATSKYYATFKQIDVLTSESTLYITHITSADYGNYECVARNELGFDTLSPRLEVTAPPDAPSMLHVINVTHDSITLGWTPGFNGGMKASYRIRYREVDSDSYKYEDVHPAEAVNYTVRGLAINTRYIFSIMAMNKLGNSNFLPDLTAGQTSMFLGDPSIPTDIPTVIREKQDLPRTVIISISIIGVILLLINIGLVAGCLFKKRAKKLREQNNQSNKSATIEMYAPSSYNDTVTGETLSSVSEKSETYSNEGSHNDYTEDSRKQTATTYIMDQPDYPAKSSYVSAPSPAPPADGSYFNMSDRYLSYPPPLTFQNPPPIPAHPHMTHTMAPITPPLPSNGTLHRQRPPVPPPDVLHNTNQGSQILQAQNLAQKRELTSFGNGYGVNEQEGHLV from the exons CTCCACCCTCCTCCGTGGAAATCCTAGATCACCAGGTGGATACGAAGATAGAAATAAAGGAGAACGAAGAATTTCACCTAGAGTGCAGGGTGAAAAACGCCAAGCCTGCAGCGAAAATCGTCTGGTACAGGGGAAATGTCGAGCTCAATATTC CAAACCGAGAGGATAACACCATAGAAGTTCCTTCGGTATCTGGCGGTAGGAGAATCACAAGGTTTGACACCCATTCCAGAATATCGCTGAAGCCAACAGCTGAAGACGATTACGCCGAGTATACTTGCGAAGCTAGGCACGAAGCGCTGTCACCAGATACGTCCATGAGAGCTTCTGTTCAACTGAGCGTTCTAT ATCCTCCGGGGATGCCTTACATCGAGGGTTATACGGAGGGGGAGACGATACGTCGGGGGCAGTCTGTGGAGCTGGTGTGCCGCAGCAGGGGAGGCAACCCCCCAGCGCAGCTCATATGGTACAAAAACGGGGAACAGATAAGGATGGCCTACCGTACTGCGGGCAGGGTGTCTGAGAATGTATACGCTTTCACCGCAGAGGCCAGCGATAACAAGGCCAAATACAAGTGTGAGGCCAACAACATCATGTCCAAGACGCCTCTGAAGGTGCACGTCGAGATGACAGTGCTGT TTTCACCATCCCACGTCACGATATCGGGACCGACAGAGGCCAGAGTTGGCGATCCGGTACCCCTTACCTGCACCACTGCCAACTCCAACCCTCCAGCTGAGATAAAGTGGATGGTGGCAGGTAGACAAGTGAGAAACGCCACTTCTAGAACAGTAATATCGCCAGAAGGTGGATGGATTACAACTTCGAACATCACTGCTGTCGTTGAACCCAACAGGAGAAGCCTCGTTGTGATCTGCCACGGTTTAAACATGCAGCTTACAGAAAATGTAGTGTCCACCCATACCATCAATGTGCTTT ATCCACCAAGCCCACCGTTCATCCATGGCTACAAAGAAGGTTCAATTATAGCTTCTGGTACCGTGCAAAAGATATCATGTACCTCCTCTGGTGGTAACCCTCTAGCTACCCTAACATggtataaaaatgataaaaag ATCAACTCAGTTACCAAAACAACCGACAAATCAGTAACAGCTGAGATAACCATTTTAACCAATGTAACTGATAACGATGCTAGATACAGATGCGAAGCAGCTAACTCCGCCACAGAAATCCCGCTTTTCGAAACTATCACCATGAAAGTGTACT TTCCTCCCGAGACCGTCAGAATAAGACAGGATCCGCTTGAACTGAAGCCAAACACTCAGGCAACTCTGATCTGCGATTCCAGCTCCAGCAATCCCCCTGCCAAGTTGTCTTGGTGGAGGGAAGGTATACCTGTCCAAGGAGTCTTCAACACAAGTAAACCAGGTCTACATGGCGGAACTGTATCTACCATAGAGTTGAAATTGAATGTTACTGAGCAGCTTAATGGTATTGTGTACACGTGTCAGGCTACTAATGAGAAATTGGAAAGATCCGTTCATGATGCTGTCACACTCCAAGTGTTAT acaaaccGAACTTCGATAAAGAGAATGAAGAAGACATAGTTGGCATCGAGAATGAACCCCTGATCATTTCTCTTCGAGCTGAGGGAAATCCACAAAGCATCACTTACACTTGGACCAAAGATGGTTTACCCATCACACCAACCTCCTCTAGTTCGGGGATTGAAAGGATAGTTTCTGAAGGACCGACTTTGAACATCACGAAGCTGAGCAGAAATGATGCCGGTACCTACATTTGCGAGGCTATCAATTCGCAAGGAAGCTCAGTATTCAACATCAACGTCACGGTGCACT ATCCGGCTGCTATTGTGGCAACGAGTGAAAACGTTATTGCTAGTCCAAAGGAAGATGCTACTCTGTCTTGTTCAGCGGAAGGAAATCCGTTGTCTGACGATTCCATTCAGTGGAAGCGAGATGATTTTGCTGACTTCAACGCCAGAACTTCAGTCATGTACGACAAAAATGGTACTTCTTACCTCAGAATAAGCGGTGTCACTCGAGAAGATCTAGGAAACTTCGAGTGCATAGTAAATAATGGCGTTGGAAACAATTCTACCTCCAAGAATGTCATGCTGATAGTCAAAC ATAAACCTGAAATAGATGAGCACCCAACACTGCTGAAGTTCGCAAGTGACGCTGGCAACACTGCTAAACTTACTTGCAAGGCACAAGCTTCACCACTGGCCAAGTTTTCATGGGCAAGGAATGGTTCCCCCATTGCACCAAACGCTACCAGTAAATACTACGCCACTTTCAAGCAG ATCGATGTCCTGACTTCTGAGTCCACGCTCTACATAACCCACATAACCTCCGCAGACTACGGTAACTACGAATGCGTAGCCAGGAACGAATTAGGTTTTGACACTCTTTCGCCCCGCCTAGAAGTAACAGCGCCGCCTGACGCGCCCTCTATGTTACACGTCATTAATGTCACCCACGATTCCATCACGTTAGGTTGGACCCCAGGTTTCAACGGAGGAATGAAGGCTTCTTATAGAATAAGATACAGAGAGGTGGATTCGGACAGCTACAAGTATGAAGATGTTCACCCGGCTGAAGCTGTTAACTACACCGTTAGGGGGTTGGCTATCAATACGCGATATATATTCTCGATAATGGCAATGAATAAGTTGGGGAATAGCAACTTTTTGCCTGATCTCACTGCTGGACAAACTTCGA TGTTCTTGGGCGATCCATCCATACCTACTGATATACCGACAGTAATCAGGGAAAAACAAGACTTACCAAGGACTGTTATCATTTCTATCTCTATCATAGGAGTTATTTTGTTGTTGATCAATATCGGGCTGGTAGCAGGATGTCTCTTCAAGAAGAGAGCGAAGAAACTCAGAG AACAAAACAACCAGTCCAACAAGTCGGCCACCATTGAGATGTACGCCCCTAGCAGCTATAATGACACTGTGACAGGAGAAACCCTGTCATCTGTCAGTGAAAAGAGTGAAACTTACAGCAATGAAGGCAGCCATAATGACTACACT gAGGATAGCAGGAAACAGACAGCCACAACTTACATCATGGACCAACCGGACTATCCTG CAAAATCCTCGTACGTGAGTGCTCCGTCTCCAGCGCCACCTGCCGACGGTTCCTACTTCAACATGTCCGACAGGTACCTCTCTTACCCCCCACCGCTGACCTTCCAAAACCCGCCCCCCATACCAGCGCATCCGCACATGACGCACACAATGGCACCCATAACCCCGCCGCTACCATCCAACGGTACCTTGCACCGCCAAAGACCGCCGGTGCCGCCGCCAGATGTCCTCCACAACACCAACCAGGGCTCGCAGATCCTCCAGGCGCAGAATCTGGCGCAAAAACGCGAACTGACAAGTTTTGGTAACGGTTACGGTGTTAACGAACAGGAGGGACACCTTGTATGA
- the LOC123317235 gene encoding nephrin isoform X1 has translation MDFSVILVFLALFIASTAAQQQYFRVQPRNVKVQEGGEVMLECEVANLAGQVQWTKDGFALGFSSVIPGFPRYSVIGDRRHGVYNLRVSNASLEDDAEYQCQVGPARMHKAIRANARLSVISPPSSVEILDHQVDTKIEIKENEEFHLECRVKNAKPAAKIVWYRGNVELNIPNREDNTIEVPSVSGGRRITRFDTHSRISLKPTAEDDYAEYTCEARHEALSPDTSMRASVQLSVLYPPGMPYIEGYTEGETIRRGQSVELVCRSRGGNPPAQLIWYKNGEQIRMAYRTAGRVSENVYAFTAEASDNKAKYKCEANNIMSKTPLKVHVEMTVLFSPSHVTISGPTEARVGDPVPLTCTTANSNPPAEIKWMVAGRQVRNATSRTVISPEGGWITTSNITAVVEPNRRSLVVICHGLNMQLTENVVSTHTINVLYPPSPPFIHGYKEGSIIASGTVQKISCTSSGGNPLATLTWYKNDKKINSVTKTTDKSVTAEITILTNVTDNDARYRCEAANSATEIPLFETITMKVYFPPETVRIRQDPLELKPNTQATLICDSSSSNPPAKLSWWREGIPVQGVFNTSKPGLHGGTVSTIELKLNVTEQLNGIVYTCQATNEKLERSVHDAVTLQVLYKPNFDKENEEDIVGIENEPLIISLRAEGNPQSITYTWTKDGLPITPTSSSSGIERIVSEGPTLNITKLSRNDAGTYICEAINSQGSSVFNINVTVHYPAAIVATSENVIASPKEDATLSCSAEGNPLSDDSIQWKRDDFADFNARTSVMYDKNGTSYLRISGVTREDLGNFECIVNNGVGNNSTSKNVMLIVKHKPEIDEHPTLLKFASDAGNTAKLTCKAQASPLAKFSWARNGSPIAPNATSKYYATFKQIDVLTSESTLYITHITSADYGNYECVARNELGFDTLSPRLEVTAPPDAPSMLHVINVTHDSITLGWTPGFNGGMKASYRIRYREVDSDSYKYEDVHPAEAVNYTVRGLAINTRYIFSIMAMNKLGNSNFLPDLTAGQTSMFLGDPSIPTDIPTVIREKQDLPRTVIISISIIGVILLLINIGLVAGCLFKKRAKKLREQNNQSNKSATIEMYAPSSYNDTVTGETLSSVSEKSETYSNEGSHNDYTEDSRKQTATTYIMDQPDYPGAYPGYELQMQPSMVNKTHTLPHPHHHHNHQHMHEKNRARDDQHLGYHSTMSAKSSYVSAPSPAPPADGSYFNMSDRYLSYPPPLTFQNPPPIPAHPHMTHTMAPITPPLPSNGTLHRQRPPVPPPDVLHNTNQGSQILQAQNLAQKRELTSFGNGYGVNEQEGHLV, from the exons CTCCACCCTCCTCCGTGGAAATCCTAGATCACCAGGTGGATACGAAGATAGAAATAAAGGAGAACGAAGAATTTCACCTAGAGTGCAGGGTGAAAAACGCCAAGCCTGCAGCGAAAATCGTCTGGTACAGGGGAAATGTCGAGCTCAATATTC CAAACCGAGAGGATAACACCATAGAAGTTCCTTCGGTATCTGGCGGTAGGAGAATCACAAGGTTTGACACCCATTCCAGAATATCGCTGAAGCCAACAGCTGAAGACGATTACGCCGAGTATACTTGCGAAGCTAGGCACGAAGCGCTGTCACCAGATACGTCCATGAGAGCTTCTGTTCAACTGAGCGTTCTAT ATCCTCCGGGGATGCCTTACATCGAGGGTTATACGGAGGGGGAGACGATACGTCGGGGGCAGTCTGTGGAGCTGGTGTGCCGCAGCAGGGGAGGCAACCCCCCAGCGCAGCTCATATGGTACAAAAACGGGGAACAGATAAGGATGGCCTACCGTACTGCGGGCAGGGTGTCTGAGAATGTATACGCTTTCACCGCAGAGGCCAGCGATAACAAGGCCAAATACAAGTGTGAGGCCAACAACATCATGTCCAAGACGCCTCTGAAGGTGCACGTCGAGATGACAGTGCTGT TTTCACCATCCCACGTCACGATATCGGGACCGACAGAGGCCAGAGTTGGCGATCCGGTACCCCTTACCTGCACCACTGCCAACTCCAACCCTCCAGCTGAGATAAAGTGGATGGTGGCAGGTAGACAAGTGAGAAACGCCACTTCTAGAACAGTAATATCGCCAGAAGGTGGATGGATTACAACTTCGAACATCACTGCTGTCGTTGAACCCAACAGGAGAAGCCTCGTTGTGATCTGCCACGGTTTAAACATGCAGCTTACAGAAAATGTAGTGTCCACCCATACCATCAATGTGCTTT ATCCACCAAGCCCACCGTTCATCCATGGCTACAAAGAAGGTTCAATTATAGCTTCTGGTACCGTGCAAAAGATATCATGTACCTCCTCTGGTGGTAACCCTCTAGCTACCCTAACATggtataaaaatgataaaaag ATCAACTCAGTTACCAAAACAACCGACAAATCAGTAACAGCTGAGATAACCATTTTAACCAATGTAACTGATAACGATGCTAGATACAGATGCGAAGCAGCTAACTCCGCCACAGAAATCCCGCTTTTCGAAACTATCACCATGAAAGTGTACT TTCCTCCCGAGACCGTCAGAATAAGACAGGATCCGCTTGAACTGAAGCCAAACACTCAGGCAACTCTGATCTGCGATTCCAGCTCCAGCAATCCCCCTGCCAAGTTGTCTTGGTGGAGGGAAGGTATACCTGTCCAAGGAGTCTTCAACACAAGTAAACCAGGTCTACATGGCGGAACTGTATCTACCATAGAGTTGAAATTGAATGTTACTGAGCAGCTTAATGGTATTGTGTACACGTGTCAGGCTACTAATGAGAAATTGGAAAGATCCGTTCATGATGCTGTCACACTCCAAGTGTTAT acaaaccGAACTTCGATAAAGAGAATGAAGAAGACATAGTTGGCATCGAGAATGAACCCCTGATCATTTCTCTTCGAGCTGAGGGAAATCCACAAAGCATCACTTACACTTGGACCAAAGATGGTTTACCCATCACACCAACCTCCTCTAGTTCGGGGATTGAAAGGATAGTTTCTGAAGGACCGACTTTGAACATCACGAAGCTGAGCAGAAATGATGCCGGTACCTACATTTGCGAGGCTATCAATTCGCAAGGAAGCTCAGTATTCAACATCAACGTCACGGTGCACT ATCCGGCTGCTATTGTGGCAACGAGTGAAAACGTTATTGCTAGTCCAAAGGAAGATGCTACTCTGTCTTGTTCAGCGGAAGGAAATCCGTTGTCTGACGATTCCATTCAGTGGAAGCGAGATGATTTTGCTGACTTCAACGCCAGAACTTCAGTCATGTACGACAAAAATGGTACTTCTTACCTCAGAATAAGCGGTGTCACTCGAGAAGATCTAGGAAACTTCGAGTGCATAGTAAATAATGGCGTTGGAAACAATTCTACCTCCAAGAATGTCATGCTGATAGTCAAAC ATAAACCTGAAATAGATGAGCACCCAACACTGCTGAAGTTCGCAAGTGACGCTGGCAACACTGCTAAACTTACTTGCAAGGCACAAGCTTCACCACTGGCCAAGTTTTCATGGGCAAGGAATGGTTCCCCCATTGCACCAAACGCTACCAGTAAATACTACGCCACTTTCAAGCAG ATCGATGTCCTGACTTCTGAGTCCACGCTCTACATAACCCACATAACCTCCGCAGACTACGGTAACTACGAATGCGTAGCCAGGAACGAATTAGGTTTTGACACTCTTTCGCCCCGCCTAGAAGTAACAGCGCCGCCTGACGCGCCCTCTATGTTACACGTCATTAATGTCACCCACGATTCCATCACGTTAGGTTGGACCCCAGGTTTCAACGGAGGAATGAAGGCTTCTTATAGAATAAGATACAGAGAGGTGGATTCGGACAGCTACAAGTATGAAGATGTTCACCCGGCTGAAGCTGTTAACTACACCGTTAGGGGGTTGGCTATCAATACGCGATATATATTCTCGATAATGGCAATGAATAAGTTGGGGAATAGCAACTTTTTGCCTGATCTCACTGCTGGACAAACTTCGA TGTTCTTGGGCGATCCATCCATACCTACTGATATACCGACAGTAATCAGGGAAAAACAAGACTTACCAAGGACTGTTATCATTTCTATCTCTATCATAGGAGTTATTTTGTTGTTGATCAATATCGGGCTGGTAGCAGGATGTCTCTTCAAGAAGAGAGCGAAGAAACTCAGAG AACAAAACAACCAGTCCAACAAGTCGGCCACCATTGAGATGTACGCCCCTAGCAGCTATAATGACACTGTGACAGGAGAAACCCTGTCATCTGTCAGTGAAAAGAGTGAAACTTACAGCAATGAAGGCAGCCATAATGACTACACT gAGGATAGCAGGAAACAGACAGCCACAACTTACATCATGGACCAACCGGACTATCCTGGTGCGTATCCCGGTTATGAGCTGCAAATGCAACCCTCTATGGTTAACAAAACTCACACTCTTCCCCATCCCCACCACCACCATAACCACCAGCATATGCATGAAAAGAATCGTGCTAGAGACGATCAGCATCTTGGTTATCACAGCACGATGTCAG CAAAATCCTCGTACGTGAGTGCTCCGTCTCCAGCGCCACCTGCCGACGGTTCCTACTTCAACATGTCCGACAGGTACCTCTCTTACCCCCCACCGCTGACCTTCCAAAACCCGCCCCCCATACCAGCGCATCCGCACATGACGCACACAATGGCACCCATAACCCCGCCGCTACCATCCAACGGTACCTTGCACCGCCAAAGACCGCCGGTGCCGCCGCCAGATGTCCTCCACAACACCAACCAGGGCTCGCAGATCCTCCAGGCGCAGAATCTGGCGCAAAAACGCGAACTGACAAGTTTTGGTAACGGTTACGGTGTTAACGAACAGGAGGGACACCTTGTATGA
- the LOC123317235 gene encoding nephrin isoform X2 yields MDFSVILVFLALFIASTAAQQQYFRVQPRNVKVQEGGEVMLECEVANLAGQVQWTKDGFALGFSSVIPGFPRYSVIGDRRHGVYNLRVSNASLEDDAEYQCQVGPARMHKAIRANARLSVISPPSSVEILDHQVDTKIEIKENEEFHLECRVKNAKPAAKIVWYRGNVELNIPNREDNTIEVPSVSGGRRITRFDTHSRISLKPTAEDDYAEYTCEARHEALSPDTSMRASVQLSVLYPPGMPYIEGYTEGETIRRGQSVELVCRSRGGNPPAQLIWYKNGEQIRMAYRTAGRVSENVYAFTAEASDNKAKYKCEANNIMSKTPLKVHVEMTVLFSPSHVTISGPTEARVGDPVPLTCTTANSNPPAEIKWMVAGRQVRNATSRTVISPEGGWITTSNITAVVEPNRRSLVVICHGLNMQLTENVVSTHTINVLYPPSPPFIHGYKEGSIIASGTVQKISCTSSGGNPLATLTWYKNDKKINSVTKTTDKSVTAEITILTNVTDNDARYRCEAANSATEIPLFETITMKVYFPPETVRIRQDPLELKPNTQATLICDSSSSNPPAKLSWWREGIPVQGVFNTSKPGLHGGTVSTIELKLNVTEQLNGIVYTCQATNEKLERSVHDAVTLQVLYKPNFDKENEEDIVGIENEPLIISLRAEGNPQSITYTWTKDGLPITPTSSSSGIERIVSEGPTLNITKLSRNDAGTYICEAINSQGSSVFNINVTVHYPAAIVATSENVIASPKEDATLSCSAEGNPLSDDSIQWKRDDFADFNARTSVMYDKNGTSYLRISGVTREDLGNFECIVNNGVGNNSTSKNVMLIVKHKPEIDEHPTLLKFASDAGNTAKLTCKAQASPLAKFSWARNGSPIAPNATSKYYATFKQIDVLTSESTLYITHITSADYGNYECVARNELGFDTLSPRLEVTAPPDAPSMLHVINVTHDSITLGWTPGFNGGMKASYRIRYREVDSDSYKYEDVHPAEAVNYTVRGLAINTRYIFSIMAMNKLGNSNFLPDLTAGQTSSQVPPSYTSPSLDERNMKDFPGFLIIIGTIVGTLLIIMNVLIIGCCLHRRTNKRTSTEQNNQSNKSATIEMYAPSSYNDTVTGETLSSVSEKSETYSNEGSHNDYTEDSRKQTATTYIMDQPDYPGAYPGYELQMQPSMVNKTHTLPHPHHHHNHQHMHEKNRARDDQHLGYHSTMSAKSSYVSAPSPAPPADGSYFNMSDRYLSYPPPLTFQNPPPIPAHPHMTHTMAPITPPLPSNGTLHRQRPPVPPPDVLHNTNQGSQILQAQNLAQKRELTSFGNGYGVNEQEGHLV; encoded by the exons CTCCACCCTCCTCCGTGGAAATCCTAGATCACCAGGTGGATACGAAGATAGAAATAAAGGAGAACGAAGAATTTCACCTAGAGTGCAGGGTGAAAAACGCCAAGCCTGCAGCGAAAATCGTCTGGTACAGGGGAAATGTCGAGCTCAATATTC CAAACCGAGAGGATAACACCATAGAAGTTCCTTCGGTATCTGGCGGTAGGAGAATCACAAGGTTTGACACCCATTCCAGAATATCGCTGAAGCCAACAGCTGAAGACGATTACGCCGAGTATACTTGCGAAGCTAGGCACGAAGCGCTGTCACCAGATACGTCCATGAGAGCTTCTGTTCAACTGAGCGTTCTAT ATCCTCCGGGGATGCCTTACATCGAGGGTTATACGGAGGGGGAGACGATACGTCGGGGGCAGTCTGTGGAGCTGGTGTGCCGCAGCAGGGGAGGCAACCCCCCAGCGCAGCTCATATGGTACAAAAACGGGGAACAGATAAGGATGGCCTACCGTACTGCGGGCAGGGTGTCTGAGAATGTATACGCTTTCACCGCAGAGGCCAGCGATAACAAGGCCAAATACAAGTGTGAGGCCAACAACATCATGTCCAAGACGCCTCTGAAGGTGCACGTCGAGATGACAGTGCTGT TTTCACCATCCCACGTCACGATATCGGGACCGACAGAGGCCAGAGTTGGCGATCCGGTACCCCTTACCTGCACCACTGCCAACTCCAACCCTCCAGCTGAGATAAAGTGGATGGTGGCAGGTAGACAAGTGAGAAACGCCACTTCTAGAACAGTAATATCGCCAGAAGGTGGATGGATTACAACTTCGAACATCACTGCTGTCGTTGAACCCAACAGGAGAAGCCTCGTTGTGATCTGCCACGGTTTAAACATGCAGCTTACAGAAAATGTAGTGTCCACCCATACCATCAATGTGCTTT ATCCACCAAGCCCACCGTTCATCCATGGCTACAAAGAAGGTTCAATTATAGCTTCTGGTACCGTGCAAAAGATATCATGTACCTCCTCTGGTGGTAACCCTCTAGCTACCCTAACATggtataaaaatgataaaaag ATCAACTCAGTTACCAAAACAACCGACAAATCAGTAACAGCTGAGATAACCATTTTAACCAATGTAACTGATAACGATGCTAGATACAGATGCGAAGCAGCTAACTCCGCCACAGAAATCCCGCTTTTCGAAACTATCACCATGAAAGTGTACT TTCCTCCCGAGACCGTCAGAATAAGACAGGATCCGCTTGAACTGAAGCCAAACACTCAGGCAACTCTGATCTGCGATTCCAGCTCCAGCAATCCCCCTGCCAAGTTGTCTTGGTGGAGGGAAGGTATACCTGTCCAAGGAGTCTTCAACACAAGTAAACCAGGTCTACATGGCGGAACTGTATCTACCATAGAGTTGAAATTGAATGTTACTGAGCAGCTTAATGGTATTGTGTACACGTGTCAGGCTACTAATGAGAAATTGGAAAGATCCGTTCATGATGCTGTCACACTCCAAGTGTTAT acaaaccGAACTTCGATAAAGAGAATGAAGAAGACATAGTTGGCATCGAGAATGAACCCCTGATCATTTCTCTTCGAGCTGAGGGAAATCCACAAAGCATCACTTACACTTGGACCAAAGATGGTTTACCCATCACACCAACCTCCTCTAGTTCGGGGATTGAAAGGATAGTTTCTGAAGGACCGACTTTGAACATCACGAAGCTGAGCAGAAATGATGCCGGTACCTACATTTGCGAGGCTATCAATTCGCAAGGAAGCTCAGTATTCAACATCAACGTCACGGTGCACT ATCCGGCTGCTATTGTGGCAACGAGTGAAAACGTTATTGCTAGTCCAAAGGAAGATGCTACTCTGTCTTGTTCAGCGGAAGGAAATCCGTTGTCTGACGATTCCATTCAGTGGAAGCGAGATGATTTTGCTGACTTCAACGCCAGAACTTCAGTCATGTACGACAAAAATGGTACTTCTTACCTCAGAATAAGCGGTGTCACTCGAGAAGATCTAGGAAACTTCGAGTGCATAGTAAATAATGGCGTTGGAAACAATTCTACCTCCAAGAATGTCATGCTGATAGTCAAAC ATAAACCTGAAATAGATGAGCACCCAACACTGCTGAAGTTCGCAAGTGACGCTGGCAACACTGCTAAACTTACTTGCAAGGCACAAGCTTCACCACTGGCCAAGTTTTCATGGGCAAGGAATGGTTCCCCCATTGCACCAAACGCTACCAGTAAATACTACGCCACTTTCAAGCAG ATCGATGTCCTGACTTCTGAGTCCACGCTCTACATAACCCACATAACCTCCGCAGACTACGGTAACTACGAATGCGTAGCCAGGAACGAATTAGGTTTTGACACTCTTTCGCCCCGCCTAGAAGTAACAGCGCCGCCTGACGCGCCCTCTATGTTACACGTCATTAATGTCACCCACGATTCCATCACGTTAGGTTGGACCCCAGGTTTCAACGGAGGAATGAAGGCTTCTTATAGAATAAGATACAGAGAGGTGGATTCGGACAGCTACAAGTATGAAGATGTTCACCCGGCTGAAGCTGTTAACTACACCGTTAGGGGGTTGGCTATCAATACGCGATATATATTCTCGATAATGGCAATGAATAAGTTGGGGAATAGCAACTTTTTGCCTGATCTCACTGCTGGACAAACTTCGA GTCAGGTACCCCCTTCTTACACCTCCCCTAGCTTGGATGAAAGAAATATGAAGGACTTCCCTGGTTTCCTGATAATCATTGGTACCATCGTAGGAACCCTACTAATAATCATGAACGTACTTATAATCGGATGTTGCTTGCATAGGAGAACTAACAAAAGAACTAGCACAG AACAAAACAACCAGTCCAACAAGTCGGCCACCATTGAGATGTACGCCCCTAGCAGCTATAATGACACTGTGACAGGAGAAACCCTGTCATCTGTCAGTGAAAAGAGTGAAACTTACAGCAATGAAGGCAGCCATAATGACTACACT gAGGATAGCAGGAAACAGACAGCCACAACTTACATCATGGACCAACCGGACTATCCTGGTGCGTATCCCGGTTATGAGCTGCAAATGCAACCCTCTATGGTTAACAAAACTCACACTCTTCCCCATCCCCACCACCACCATAACCACCAGCATATGCATGAAAAGAATCGTGCTAGAGACGATCAGCATCTTGGTTATCACAGCACGATGTCAG CAAAATCCTCGTACGTGAGTGCTCCGTCTCCAGCGCCACCTGCCGACGGTTCCTACTTCAACATGTCCGACAGGTACCTCTCTTACCCCCCACCGCTGACCTTCCAAAACCCGCCCCCCATACCAGCGCATCCGCACATGACGCACACAATGGCACCCATAACCCCGCCGCTACCATCCAACGGTACCTTGCACCGCCAAAGACCGCCGGTGCCGCCGCCAGATGTCCTCCACAACACCAACCAGGGCTCGCAGATCCTCCAGGCGCAGAATCTGGCGCAAAAACGCGAACTGACAAGTTTTGGTAACGGTTACGGTGTTAACGAACAGGAGGGACACCTTGTATGA